gttgagtaatgtggtgtaggtcttatttatttaaagagcatattgaagttccatcctaacggaaacagagcgattttcgtttttcttggattagaaacaccataatattaatcaaattaattaggGTTTCTCttcatttgactattttctacattgtagagtaatagtgaatacatcacaactatgaaataacacctatggaatcagttaagaacaaattcttatttactaggacagcctactccttcctccctgtcggggaattgaaccccggtctcctgcgTGCCCGCATAACACATGGATTCTTTgactaaatagcccagtactgtaggCTACTCCCggccgtcacgttgtacagctccATATTTTCCGTGCCATtctaacggaaacccagagggtttttacTTTTTCTTAGGATAGAAACACCAAAATATTTAGGAACATTTCTTAATCAGTCCCTTATACTATGTTtttacaaaaaaatgttttaaattctctagtacagccgctattgaaggctatcaaatgcttctcaaggATGCCCtttggtggtcaaactagcactaactagcattaatggtaccagtggttcacacttaaataacgtgccttAGAATTCTGCGTCGCTGTGCCacagtacgctgcaacttttaaaggaggtaCCACTGTAACTAGATGGCTCACTAGCTACTAAATTAacaaaccaaatgcacaactgcagagcatttagcacatGTTTAGACcgttaacttaatagttataagaGTTGGCAGACATTTTTAAGTTTAAATTCCATACTGTAGCTAGGTCACCTAGATCACCTGGCTGCACAATAGTGGGTGACTCACAAGGCCATGGTCTCTCGTCATTGTGTGCTTCTAAACAAACACCATGTGCCTGGCGAATACCGTCAAGCTTCATAATGAAAAAATTATGTGActggtgaaatgaagaacgcaatcttCTTTATCTCCTAATGTATAGCACAatttgactgcaggtatttacttaaatgTAGCTACAAACGTTCACATTTATAAAAGTAAAAAACGTCTCATAGTTAAGGGTGTTGAAAATCCATTTCTATTTTCAAATAACCCGGTATATGGTATATCGCCCAAACTTACTGTCTGACTCATTGCTGCTGGAGAGATCAGCATTTTAAgtgtttctcacacacacacacacacacacacacacacacacacacacacacacacacacacacacttagtgttGGAATGTTCTGCTAGTCATTAACTATGCTGATGAATGCGCATTTTAATAATGTCCCAGGGTTGGAGTCACTATAGGGTTGTTGGTTATCTAATATGATTATGGTGATGGGCTGATTTAAATATGTTTATTTGGTGCATTGTCCTTTCATGCTCTCTGTTTTGATGGTCATGAAAAGGCTTTAATGAATTGTTAACCTCATTCACACACTCCTGGCAGAAAGAAAATGATGATGATTGCAATGAGTGCGTGTGTGAGTGCACATTATCTCCCTGCGTCCTTTGTGTGTTTAAATGTTTGATAGAGTGAAAGAAAAAGGTCTCTACCTCTAGATTAAGATGACTTTATTTGTCTGTTTTACAAAAGGTTAAACCGAAATTTGAGTTCCGCTTttatcccaacccctctgaaagACACACTTACATAGGTTAGAGCAGGCGGCTGCAACACTGGGTGCCCGTGAAACAGTTGTTGTGGGAgtttaaatgccttgctcaagggcacaatggcaggCAATCgcatctaggatttgataccagcGACCCTAcggttgccagctcacttcccaACATATTTGTCCCGTCAGACCCGGGATTCGAACTGGAAACCTCCGGTGGCTGGCTCTTATCTTTAACTGCTAAgttacctgctgcccctacagtATGTCCTGTGGTGTCATATTAAGGAAAGGTGTCATGACTTTTGTTTTCCCCTCCAGATCCTGCACCACCACATAGCGTCAGTGGAGAAGCTATCGTTGACCACCAGCGGTTGTCCTCTGGTCATCCAGTGTCGTAACTTCAGAGTGGTCCACTTTGtggtccagagagagagagactgtcacgACATCTACAGCTCACTGCTCAGATTGCTACGACCAGGTACCTACTGTacctgagcgtgtgtgtgtttcagttagGGCCGTGATGGTTATTGGTCAGCTAAATGACCATGGTCATCGTTTTAAAATGGTTAGAAtagcatttttatttttaaaaatgtaagatgcacatttcttcctctcctccgctcctgactgcatgtgctgctgctgctgggaggGGGGTGTTGCCGAGGCAATCAAAGACTTGTTTGCCACAACGccttgcttgtttcagcaaggagcaacaGTTTCATCACGTTGTAAAGAGTCCATGTTACCGCGGAAATGGACTCAACCGCAAGAATGACCTGCCGTCTCCAGTCAGCAGTTCATTCCACCCCCAAAAAACTAAAACTAAACGGTTATGACTGTTATTTTAATGAGTCTTCATTCATAATCGTTGGTTAGATGATTATAAGGTAATTGTGCCTGCCCTACTTTGAGTGTGCAGGATGCTTGAGTTTAGTTTCTAACAtttgctctctccctcttctccatctctgtctccctccctagTATCCTATGATGAGCTCTATGCGTTCTCCTACAACCCCAAGCAAAACgagcaacagagagaggaaggctgGCAGCTCATCGATCTGGGGGCGGAGTTTGAGAGGATGGGCGTACCCTGTGACCGATGGCAGCTCACTGACGTCAACAGGGACTACAAGGTGGGCAGAGCGTTCCAATAGGATTCAGGATGTAATGGAATAAGATTGGTTCAATATTTGACAACAAATCCCATGATTCTATGTTTCCTGTTGTAGATATGTGAGACGTATCCCAGAGACTTGTATGTGCCCATTACAGCCAGTAAGCCCATCATCGTCGGCAGCTCCAAGTTCAGGAGCAAAGGACGCTTTCCTGTCCTCACATACTTCTACCAGGAGAAGAAGGTAACACCTTACCCCACCCTACCCATCTtcaccctaaccataaccctaacatTCAGtgtattctgaaagtattcagacctcttctttttcatacattacagccttattctaaaatatatgaagtctttttttttttcaatctacacacaataccccataatgacaaagaaaaacaggtttgtagattttttgcaaatgtattaaaaaatgtatttaaaaaaagaaataatttacataagtattcagaccttttactcagtactttgatgaagcaccttttggcagcagTTACTtcctcgagtcttctttggtatgacgctacaagcttggcacacctgtatttggggagtttctcccattattctctgcagatcctcaagttctttcaggttggatagggagcatcactgcacagcttttttcaggtctttccagggatgttcgattgggttcaagtccagcctctggctgggccactcaaggacattcagagacttgtcccgaagccactcctgcattgtcttgactgtgtgcttagggtcgttgtactgttggaaggtgaacctttaccccagactgaggtcttgagcgcactggagcaggttttcatcaaggatctctctgtactttgctccgttcatctttccctcaatcctgactagtttcccagtccctgctgctgaaaaacatccccacagcataatgctgccacgaCCATGCTTCAtaggggatggtgccaggttttctccagacgtgacgcttggcatgcaggccaaagagttcaatcttggtttcatcagaccagagaatcttgtttctcatggtcagtccTTCAGATGCCTTTTGGCAACGCCAACCGGGCTGtcgtgctttttactgaggagtggcttccgtctggccgctctaccataaatgcctgattgatggagtgctgcagagatggttgtccttctggaagattctcccatctccacagaggatctctggagctctgtcagagtgaccatcggattcttggtcacctccctgaccaaggcccttctcccccgattgcttcgTTTGGCtggggcggccagctctaggaagagtcttggtggttccaaacttcttccatttaagaatgattggaggggcctcccaggtggcgcagtggtctaaggcattgcatcgcagtgctagctgtgccaccagagattctgggttcgaccccaggctctgtcgcagccggccgcgaccgggaggcccatggggaggcgcacaattggcccaacgtcgtccaggttagggagggtttggccggcagggatatccttgtttcatcgcgcactagcgactcctgtggcgggccgggcgcagtgcacgctgaccaggtcgccaggtgtacggtgtttcctccgtcacattggtgcggctggcttcctggttGGATGtgtattgtgtcaagaagcagtgaggcttggttgggttgtgcttcggagaacgcatggctctcgaccttcgcctctcccgagtccgtacgggagttgcagcgatgagacaagactgtaactactaccaattggataccacgaaattggggagaaaaaagggggttaAACATTTtattgggaccttcaatgctgaatacatttttgggtacccttccccagagctgtgccttgacacaatcctatctcggagctctacggacaattcctgtgaccttatggcttggtttttgctctgaaatgcactgtcaactgtgggacctttacagttgaagtcggaagtttccatacaccttagccaaatacatttaaactcagttttttcacaattcctgacatttaatcctcgtaaaaattccctgtcttaggtcagttaggatcaccacttattttaagaatgtgaaatgtcagaataatagtagagtgattttatttctttcatcacattaccagtgggtcagaagtttacatacactcaattagtatttggtagcattgcctttaaattgtttaacttgggtcaaacgtttcgggtaaccttccaTAAGCTccccacaacaagttgggtgaattttgtcccattcctcttgacagagctggtgtaactgagtcaggtttgtaggcctccttgctcgcacacgctttttctgttctgctcacaaatgttctataggatgaggttttgtgatggtcactccaataccttgactttgttgtccttaagccattttaccacaactttggaagtatgcttgcggtcattgtccatttggaagacccatttgtgaccaagctttaacttcctaagaCTGATGAtatcttgatgttgcttcaatatatccacataattttcctgcctcatgatgccatctattttgtgaagtgcaccagtccctcctgcagcaaagcaccgccacaacatgatgctgtcgcccccatgcttcatggttgggatggtgttcttcggcttgcaaatctccccctttttcctccaaacataacgatggtcattatggccaaacagttctatttttgtttcatcagaccagaggacatttctccaaaaagtacgatctttgtccccatgtgcagttgcaaaccgtagtctggcttttttatggcggttttggagcagtggcttcttccttgctgagcattctttcaggttatgtcgatataggacttgttttactgtggatatagatacttttgtacctgtttcctccagcatcttcacaaggtcctttgctgctgttctgggattgatttgcacttttcgtaccacagtacgttcatctctaggagacagaatgtgtctccttcctgagcggtatgaccgctgcgtggtcccatggtgtttatacttgcgtactattgtttgtatagatgaacgtggtaccttcaggcgtttggaaattgctcccaaggatgaaccaaacttgtggaggtctacaatttttttctgaggtcttagcttattttcttttgatattcccatgatttcaagcaaagaggcactgagtttgaaggtaggccttggaatacatccacagatacacctgcaattgactcaaatgatgtcaattagcctatcagaagcttctaaagccatgacataattttctggaattttccaagctgtttaaaggcacagtccacttagtgtatgtaaacttctgacccactggaattgtgatacagtgaaataatctgtctgtaaacaattgttggaaaaattacttgtgtcatgcacaaagtagatgtcctatcgacttgccaaaactatagtttgttaacaagaaatttgtggagtggttgaaaaacgagttaatgactccaacataagtgtatgtaaacttctgacttcaactgtctatagacaggtgtgtgcctttccaagtcatgtccaatcaatttaatctaccacaggtggactccaatgcagttgtagcaacatctcaaggatgatcaatggaaacaggatgcacctgagctcaattgagtctcatagcaaagggtctgaatacttatgtaaataaggtttttcagggcctcccgagtggcacagtggccACTGGACattctgggttcaagtccaggctctgtcgcagcgggccgcgaccaggagacccatggggcggtgcacaattggcccagcgtcgtccgggttaggagagggtttggccggaaGGGATGTCCGTGTAccatcgcacactagcgactcctttggctggccaggcgcagtgcatgctgacacagttgccaggtgtacggttttccctccaacacattggtgcggctggcttccgggttaagtgggcattgtgtcaagaagcagtgcggcttggttgggttgtttcggaggacacacggctctcgaacttcgcctctcctgagtccgtaagggagttgcagcgatgatacaagactgtaactatcaattggataccacgaaattggggagaaaaggggtaaaaaaaactaATAACATTTAAAATAATAAGGTGTTTCAGTTATTTGTagtacattttcaaacatttctaaaaaccggtttttgatttgtcatgggatattgtgtgtagtaaaaacaatttaatacattttagaataaggctgtaacgtaattttttggggaaaaagtcaaggggtctgaatactttccgaatgcactgtataccctaCCCATCTTCACCCTAACCATAACACATACCTGGTTTTATTTGCCCCCCCATGTTCTTTCTTTTTATTGTTGAGaattttaattttaattaattttaattgttggacataagacaccaggaaatcagttccaagtgattttaatttatgTAATCTGttcaagtattcccacacataatggAGATAAAttattgtatacaaatgtaaggtttgaaatgattatgtgctagtcaaatattatatctctTTGGGCTTCTTTCTGTCAATTtacagtctacaaattatttataaTTGTGTTCCGTCCctccgaccatccgctcaaggaaaAATCTGTCCACAGCGAATCTAGTTGATGATTTTCCCACTGATCACAACACCAGTCATCTAATCTAAACCTAACCTGTACCGTTACCTCTACCATTTCACCCCAACGCAATATTCCTAACCTAACAAGTCTCCGTAAATCGTCCGGTTAGGTATATGTGGCCTAATCCCTGTTTTCTGTGCTCGTCCCTGTCCCTTGCAGGCAGCAGTGTGTCGGTGCAGCCAGCCTCTCTCTGGGTTCAGCGCACGATGCCTGGAGGACGAGAGCATGTTGCAGGCCATCAGCAAAGCCAATCACAACAGCCGATTTGTCTACGTCATGGATACCAGGCCCAAGGTACCCAATCGCAACGCCGTTAGCAAGCTCTTCCCAAAGAATGTGGACATTCTCAGTCCATTCCTTCATTCTTTTAtcgccctccctctctgcagTTGAATGCCATGGCCAACAGAGCAGCAGGTAAAGGCTATGAGAATGAAGATAACTACTCCAACATCCGCTTCCAGTTTGTGGGGATCGAGAACATCCACGTGATGAGGACCAGCCTACAGAAACTCCTGGAAGGTCAGACGGgcacactcactcacaccacACATGCACTACACACACATGCGCTATTTACTtgactccctccatctctctctgcctgtctcagtGGTGGGAAGTCGTTTTCTGTCAGTAAATGACTACCTGCTGGGCTTGGAGAGCTGTGGTTGGCTACGGCACGTCAAAGCTGTGGTAGATGCAGCCATCTTCCTCACCAAGGTAAGGCCATGTCCCTTTTCcaatcactttctgctttccacttcAGTTTAGTCACACTGTGATTGCAGACAGTTATGGGTATGAACGTTAAATTGGGATCCTTAACGTTTTAAGAAAAATCTCAAACCGAAAAACAATGTAGcagtgcagttatcacaaaacaTGATTTTCCGTGTTATATCCTAACTAGACGATATGCTATAGAGGTCTGGGCAAAGTTGTTTCATTTAAAtaaaaccagagaggaagaggtgaactTGAGGCTACTTTGGTGAATTTGCGAGGCATGCAAGACAGATTTCCAAGACACATgcgcacctctctctccctcacgctgACTCGCCTGGGGGCGTATTCATTCtcccgattctgttgcaaaatgatTTTTAAACAGAAgaaaacggggagggacctacctgcaTTTGTCTGTAGAAACTCTCGTTTTAGTTGAAAAACGCTTCAACTGTTAGAGCAGTGTTATGATCATTAGTCCTAATGATGCcagtgtgtgttcagtcttcAGTCTGTTGCGTGTAGAATATCCTAGCCTAGTCATTGATAATAGGCCCTGCTTTACTGAAGTTGCGAGACATTGCAAGGAAAGAAATTGTGAGATACAGCATCCCATTGCGATATGCAGCTTTTGACTGCCTATAGATGGGCCTAGTGCACCGTTCTGACTGTCTGGCTGGTGGCCGACCTGCCTATGCTGTGCCCCTCCCCTCGCTATCCGTCCCTCGCTAGCTTGCTATGGAAGATCCAAGTGTTTGTGTTCTTGGAAGTACGGCAACTACTCAGTCTCCTCCGTTCCAAAAATACTGAATCTTTAGGAGTCGATTCTGAGCGGAATCTAATCTTGACATTCAGAAATGGGAGTTAACACCGGGAGTCAACGTGCAAGGAGTTGAGGAATCAATTATTTTGGAGGTGACTCTCCACCACTACGTCACTATcgttaagttggaaaaatagcaGAGAAAGGCAAGTGACAGCTGCGAAGTCCTGTATGGCAATACTTTAAAAAGTGAAATGAGATGGAAATGCAAACTTTGAAAGGTGGAATTGAGGTAAAGAAATGGTACTAAAAGTGCAATGCTTAACCATCTGGAAGGGATGCATCGTGAGACCCAAACCGTTGCTGGCAGCAGTGCAGCTGTTATTTTATGAAATTCTTATCGTTTAAACGGTGAGACGATTTTCTCATTTGTCACATGAAGCAGGTAGCTTAGCacttagagcattgggccagtaaccgaaaggtcgctggttcgaataccctgaccctgtaaaacaacacattttactgcacctttccggtgtgtgtgtgtgtgacaattaAAAcagtgtatttaaaaaatatataatttatttaCAAGTAATGGCAATGGCAGTCATTTTAACTTCAGTCCCCCTCCCCCATAGGCAGTGACAGTAGAAGGAGCCAGTGTGTTGGTCCACTGTTCAGACGGCTGGGATCGGACAGCCCAGGTCTGCTCTCTGGGAGCTCTGCTCATGGACCCCTACTACCGCACCATCAAAGGCTTcatggtaagtgtgtgtgtgtgtgctactgcACCATCAAACAACCTCCCTATGCCTGTAGACATACGTAGAGGAAAGAAACATGTCATAAACTatgctctctctgtgtttcaggtCCTCATAGAGAAAGACTGGATCTCATTTGGACACAAGTTTGCAGACAGGTGTGACCAGTTGGATGGAGACCCCAAGGAGGTGTCCCCCGTCTTCACACAGTTCCTGGAGTGTGTGTGGCAGCTCACCGAGCAGTttccccaggtgtgtgtgtgtgtaggcatcTGCGTGTTTCCAGTATACTCACCACATAGCAGCCATCACAGTGGAAGAGTGAGGAATGATTGTGGTGATGATGATACCTACTCTTCCTCAGGCGTTTGAGTTCAGTGAGTGGCTGCTGCTGCAGATCCATGAACATGTTCACTCCTGTCAGTACGGAAACTTCCTGGCTAACAACCAGAGACGGCGAGAAGAGCTGCAGTGAGTAAACCACAAACATACAcgctttccatctctctcccactcactcactcaatcttctctctctctctcctgccagaCTTGGAGACAGGACACACTCTCTGTGGGCGTTTCTGTTAAGTGAGCAGCAGAACTACCTAAACCCTGCCTACTGCCCCGCCTACGCAGACACACACCCCGTCCTAGAACCCTCCACCCTGCCCTGCCACTTCAAGTAAGAACTAGTACtttacctcctctctctgtccttccctcaCCCACTCTAAGAATATCCTTTCCTCATCTTCCTTATCTCTGTTTCACTCCACACTGCTTtgttccacctggacaaaaggaacacttacgtgagaatgctgttcattgactacagttcaccGGTCAACACcctagtgccctccaagctcatcactaagctaaggaccctggtatTAAACACCTTCTACAACATATCTGCCACGTTGACCCTCAAcaagggggcccctcaggggtatgtgcttagtcccctcctgttcacccatgactgtgtggccgcgcacgactccaacaccatcattaagtttgcagacggtggtaggcctgatcaccgacgacgatgacgagacagcctatagggaggaggtcagagacctggcagtgtggtgccagaacaacaacctctccctcaacgtcagtaagacaaaggagctgatcgtggactacaggaaatggagggccgagtACGCCCCTATCCACATAGACGGGGCTGTTGTGGGACAGGtctagagcttcaagttcctcggtgtccacatcactaaggaactatcatggtccacacatcaacacagtcgtgaagatggcacgacaacccccttccccctcaggaggctgaaaagatttggcatgggccctcggatcctctaagttctacagctgcaccattgagcgcatcttgactgactgcatcaccacttggtattgtaattgcttggcatccgaccgcaagatgctacagagggtagtgcgtatggcccagtacatcactagggctgagctccctgccatccaggacctctatacagggcggtgtcagatgaaggccctaaaaatcttcaaagtcatagactgttctctctgctatcgcacggcaagaggtactgatgcaccaagtctggaaccaacaggaccctgaacagcttctaccaccaagccataagactgctaaatagtctgggtagctattgataactatttaactatctgtaTCATCCCTTTTTG
This Salvelinus namaycush isolate Seneca chromosome 33, SaNama_1.0, whole genome shotgun sequence DNA region includes the following protein-coding sequences:
- the LOC120027794 gene encoding myotubularin-related protein 6-like: MEHIRTPKVELVRLLERFSNKSTSGTLHLTATHLIFVESNNAATTTAQEIWILHHHIASVEKLSLTTSGCPLVIQCRNFRVVHFVVQRERDCHDIYSSLLRLLRPVSYDELYAFSYNPKQNEQQREEGWQLIDLGAEFERMGVPCDRWQLTDVNRDYKICETYPRDLYVPITASKPIIVGSSKFRSKGRFPVLTYFYQEKKAAVCRCSQPLSGFSARCLEDESMLQAISKANHNSRFVYVMDTRPKLNAMANRAAGKGYENEDNYSNIRFQFVGIENIHVMRTSLQKLLEVVGSRFLSVNDYLLGLESCGWLRHVKAVVDAAIFLTKAVTVEGASVLVHCSDGWDRTAQVCSLGALLMDPYYRTIKGFMVLIEKDWISFGHKFADRCDQLDGDPKEVSPVFTQFLECVWQLTEQFPQAFEFSEWLLLQIHEHVHSCQYGNFLANNQRRREELQLGDRTHSLWAFLLSEQQNYLNPAYCPAYADTHPVLEPSTLPCHFKFWRNMYHQFDRSMHPRQSVLKNVLTLKESNCQLEDTIKDLEARLQKHGISPPTPDPQASPRDQRILPTRPHSLILGAPLSRKEAQRQQEEEEEVGEEVTECCSDTERTVEGSSGTERKECYSDLQGTYGAKAEPAVVSLEFGVARMTC